The Arthrobacter oryzae DNA window CTGCTCCGGCGAGGCACCCACCCGGATGGCCGTGCGGAAGAGCCCGGCCTGGGACGTGTACCAGGTGGCCAGCGAGGCGTCCGTGCGGGCCAGTTCGAAGATCCGGAAGCCTTGGTAGATGCCGCGCGCAGGCCTGCTGCCCGGACCACCCGTGAGGTCCGCCGGTTCCATCAGGTCCAGGTCGATCAGGGGCTGTGCAAGTTGCGTGGGGAAATCGCCCCGCTCCCAGTAATCGGCGAGCAGGGGCCGCGCTTCCCGGTCCAGGAAGCTGCGAAGCCTGCCCAGGACACGGCGCTCGTCCTCCGTGAGGAGGGACTCTGCATCGTAGTAGTCGGCCACTTCGTAGAGGCGTTCCGCGACACCCACGGCGGGTTCCGCCGTCGTCGTGGTCATCTCAGCCGTCCAGTCCGAGCAGGCGCACGGCGTTGTGCTTGAGGATCTTGGGCCGGACCTCGTCCTTGAGCGGCAGGTCGCCGAACGCGGCCAGCCACTTCTGTGGCGTGATGAGCGGGAAGTCCGTGCCGAACAGGACCTTGTCCTGCAGCACCGAGTTGGACATGCGCACCAGCGATTCCGGGAAGTACTTGGGCGACCAGCCGGAGAGGTCGATGAACACGTTGGACTTGTGCGTGGCGATCGAGTTCGCCTCGTCCTGCCACGGCACCGAGGGGTGCGCCATGATGATCCGCAGTTCCGGGAAGTCCGCGGCCACGGCGTCCAGCAGGAGCGGGTTGGAGTAGGCCAGCTTGATGCCGTAACCGCCGGGGAGGCCGGCACCCATGCCGTTCTGGCCGGTGTGGAAGATTGCCGGCAGGCCCAGTTCCTGCAGGGTTTCCCACAGCGGATAGAACTGTTCGTTCGACGGGTCGAAGCCCTGCAGGCTGGGGTGGAACTTGAAGCCGCGGGCCCCCAGGTCGATGGCCTGGCGCTTGGCGCCCTGGATGGCGTCGGCGCCGGTGCGCGGATCCACGCTGCCGAAGGGGATCAGCACGTCGTTGTTCCTGGCCGCACCGGCGATCAGGTCCTCAATGCTGTTGGGTTCGTGCTTGAGCTGGGTGCGGGCGTCCACGGTGAACACGACGGCGGCCATGTTCAGTTCCCGGTACACCGCGGCGATGCGGTCCAGCGACGGTGTGCGGTCCTCGGATTTGAAGTACTTGGCCGACGCCTCGGTCAGTGCCGGCGGCAGTGACTCGTGGCCGTGGCCGTCCACCTCGAGGTGGACGTGCATGTCGATCGCGTCGAGCTTCGAGGCGTCGATGCCGAGTTCGTAGCGGGCGGCAGCCATTGCTAGCCCACCTTCACGGGGGCTGCGGCAGGCTGTGCAGGTGCAGGCTGTGCCTCGGGCTTCAGGTCTTCGGGCAGCGGGAGGAATTCCTCGCCCACTGACTGCAGCTTCCCGCCGAAGAGCGGGCCGAAGTTCTCCACGAGGTCCTCGTACCGCCAGCCGCCCTCGCGGTATTCGGTGGCCGCGGCTTCGGGGTGGGTCCAGAGCTGCAGGCGGTCACCGCCGGCCCCGATGGCCTGGCCGGTAATGCCGGCTGCCTCATCGGAGGCGAGGAACGCCACCAGCCCGGAGACGTCGTCGGCCGTTCCGAAACCGAGGTCGTGGCGGAAGAAAGCCGGCATGGCCTCGCCGCGCTCGTCCGCCTCGACTGCCTTCTGGAAGTACGGGACGGTCTTGGTCATGGCGGTGGCCGCCACCGGGATAACGGCGTTGGCGGTCACGCCCGCCTTCTTCATTTCAAGCGCCCAGGTGCGGACCATGCCCACAATGCCGGCCTTGGCGGCGGCGTAGTTGGTCTGGCCGAAGTTTCCGCGCTGGCCGGTGGGCGAGCCGATGGTGATGATCCGGCCGGCGATGCCGTTCTCCTTGAAGTAGGCGAACGCTTCCCGGACGCAGGTGAAGGTGCCGCGGAGGTGGACGTTGATGACGGCGTCGAAGTCCTCGTCGGTCATCTTCAGCAGGCTCTTGTCGCGGAGGATGCCGGCGTTGGTGACCAGGATGTCGAGGCGGCCGAACTCCGTGACGGCGGCCTGCACCAGCTGCCTGGCAACTTCAGTGCTTCCCACGGGAGCCACCACTGCGGCGGCCTTCCCGCCGTCGGCCCCGATGGTCCGGACTGCTTCCGCGGCCACCTCGGCGTCGACGTCGTTGATGACGACGGCGGCACCCTGCCGGGCGAGCTCCCGGGCGTAGGCCAGGCCAAGGCCCCTGCCGCTTCCGGTGACGATTGCTACTTTGCCTGACAGGCTCATGGCTGCTCCTTTGCTAGCTGACCTTGTGCATCCCGGCTCTCGGCGTGGGATGCTGTTCTGTATCCATGAAATGATGGATAGTTGAAAATGTCAACGATTTATTTTGAGGATTATTGGAGTCGGCCATGACGATCGAGACACAGGGCGATCAGCGGACCGAACAGGCACACAAGCTTGTCGCCGCGTCCATCAGCCGTGACCTGGGGTTCCTGCTGGCCAAGCTGCACGCCACCGGGTCCGTGCTGAACAACAGGGCATTGGCCGAGTTCGACCTCAAGGAGCGCTCGTACTCAGTGCTGATCCTCGCCAACAGCGGGCTTGAGCCGACGCAGCGCGAAATGGCGGACTTCCTCAGCCTGGACCCCAGCCAGATTGTGGCCCTGGTGGATGAGCTGGAAAAACGGCGGCTCGTGGTGAGGGCGCCGGGGAAGCAGGACCGCCGGGCAAAGACTGTCACGGCCACCGCCAAGGGGGAAAAGCTGCTGCAGCAGGCCAGCAGGGCTGCGCAACAGGCAGAAGCGGAGGTGCTCGGGGGCCTGGCCGCGGAAGAATCGGCCCAGCTGAAGGCGCTCCTCCGCAAAGCGCTGTGGGGTGGCGCCGGGGCATCGGACTGAGAGCCGGGGCCACGAGGCCCGCATGATTCGGCCCGGGGCGATCCGGCTCAGCGGGACGAGGGTTTGTGGTCGGCGCCCCGCATCCGGACAGCCACCACAAGACCGGAAGCACCGGTCAGGACGGCAACGACGGCGACTGCCGCCGGGATGCCATAGGCGTCGGCGATAATTCCGGAGAGCACGGCACCGACGGCAAAGCCGCCGTCACGCCAGAGCCGGTAGATGCCCACCGACCTCGCCCGCCATTCAGGATGGGCAACATCCCCGATGGCGGCCAGCAGTGTCGGATAGACCATGGCAGTGCCCGCTCCGAGCAGCACCGCCGCGGCCAGCCACGCGTCGAAGCCGGCACCAAAGGCAACCAGGCCCAGCGCCGCCGCCTGCACCAGCATGCCTCCCACAATCAGGGGCTTGCGCCCGATCCGGTCCGACAGTGCCCCGGTCACCAACTGGCCGGCGCCCCACACGGCCGGGTACACGGCCGCCAGGATCCCGATGCGTTCAATGCTCAATCCGGCGGCCGCGAACAGTACGGGGAACAGGCCCCAGGCCAGGCCGTCATTCAGGTTGTTCACCATGCCCGCCTGGCTCACGGAAGACAGCGACTTGTCGCGGAAGCTGGTCAGCGTGAACACCTCGCGGTTGCTGAGCTGGGCGTGCGCCCCCTCGTGGACCGCAACATGGTTGGCGGCCTCGGCCCTGGCGTGGTGGTGCGTCTCCCGCACGGTGAGCACGGAGAGCCCCAGGCCGACGGCGATGAAGGCCGCGCCGAGCAGGAATGGACCCGGGCGCAGGCCGTAGGTGGACGCGATGTAGCCGGTGGCCAGCGCGGTTCCGGCCACACCGAGGTAGCCGGCCGCCTCGTTCAGACCCATGGCCCGGCCGCGCTGGGACGGGCCCACCAGGTCCATCTTCATCATCACCGTGGTGGACCAGGTTAGCCCCTGGCTGATGCCGAGGATGACATTGGCCGCGACGATCCACCCCCATGACGGCCCGAAGATCAGCATCAGCGGGACGGGCAGGGCTATCAGCCAGCCCGCCACCAGCACCGGCTTGCGGCCGTAACGGTCCGACAGGGTTCCGGCGAAATAGTTGGTGGCCGCCTTGGCCACGCCGAAGGCCAGGATGTACGTCAAAGCGCTGGTATACAGGTCCAGCTTGAAGACCTCGCTGGCCAGCAGCGGCAGGACGGTCCTCTCCTGCCCCAGGGTTCCACCCACCAGGGCGTTGACTGCCACGAGGATCATGAACTGTGGAAGGTTCTGCCGCAGGCCAAGGGTTATGGCGTCCCGCGTGTGGTGGTGATGCTTGGGAGAGGTGCTTCCTGGTGTCATGGGGTGCGTTCCTTGTTTCCGCCGGGTTTCGGTATCCGCCGGGTTTCGGTATCCGCCGGGTTTCGGTATCCGCCGGTTTCCGCGGCGCCGTTTTCACGGGGCCTGCGGGGCGAGGCTGGCATTCCACGAAAACGTGGAATATTCTTAATTCCAGTATTACATGGAATATTGGAGGTATAAATGGGCGACAGTGCAAAGAAGGCTGCGTTGTTCGAAGAGTTCGCCAAGGTGGGGAAGGCCATGGGCCACGGCAAGCGCCTGGAGCTGGTGGACCTGCTTGCGCAGGGCGAACGGAGCGTCGAGTCACTCGCCAAGGCAGCCGGGCTTGGCCTAAGCACCGCATCGGCCCACCTGCAGACGCTCAAGCAGGCGGGGCTCGTGGCCACCCGCCGGGACGGCGCCCGGATCTTCTACGACCTGGCCGGGCCGGACGTTGCCTCCCTGTACAGCCTGGTACGCAGCGTGGCCCGGTCGCGCGTTGCCGACGTCGAACAAAAGCGCGCGGACTACCTTGGCCTCACCGGCAACTCAGCACAGGACGGCCCCGGGCTGCCTGCAGAAATGACCAGGGAGGAACTCCTGGAACGGGCGGAGGCCGGAACGGTCACCGTACTGGATGTGCGACCCGCAGAGGAGTACGGTGCCGGCCACATTCCCGGCGCGTTGTCGATCCCGCTTGAGGAGCTCAGCAGCAGGCTGGGCGAGCTGCCTCCGGGCAGCGAGGTAGTGGCCTACTGCCGCGGAGCATACTGCGTGCTGGCATACGAGGCCGTGGAGCTCCTGCAGGCCAAGGGCCGGAACGCCTTGCGCTTGAACGACGGGATGCTGGAATGGCGCCTGAGCGGACTGCCCGTAGATACAGGGCGCGCAGCGTGATGTCCAGGCATCCCGCCCCGCGGAGGAAGTGCGCCGTTCAGAAGGGCCGACGGCGACTGGGGACAGCCCGGGTCTCAGCGGGCTTTTCGCCGCCGGCCCCATAACAATTTTAGGAGATTCCTCCCCGCCGCGTGCGAGTGGACGCTACCCGTTTTCCCCTGGTTCCGTCAGGCGGATTTGGTACCGGCCACGCGGCCGGCCGCGCGGGCAGCGCGGTTCCGCCACCAGCGGCGGACGAGGTCAACCATGGCCAGCAGTCCCGCGAGGGGCGAAAGGACCGCCGCGGCGTAGACGAAGAGCAACCACGTGAGGGTCGCGATGGGCGGCTGGTTGGTGCTCAGGAGCGACAGTCCGCCAAAGAAGGCGACCGTCCAAAAAAGCACGACTCCAAAGAGCACCGCCGCAGCGGGGAAATACTCATTCGTCACAACGTTCATCACAGTGTTCAAGGCTCTTCCTCCTGACTGGTTTGGCGCCGGACATCACCGCGTCAATCTCAGTATGGGGGCAGCCAAACTCGGATTCCGGCAGGACGCAGAAACCGTGATGAAAATAACCTCAGCCCATGCACCGGCCCGGTCAGGCGGAGCCCGTTCATGGCGGGGCCTTAGGCCTCCGTGTGCGCATCCAGGGAGGCCAGCGCGGCACGCAACCGGGCGTCGGCGTCGTCAGCCACCTCCCGCACTTCAGGACTGCCGCTGAGCTGGACCATCGTCTGTGGATCAATGGCCTGGATGGTGGTCACCTCAGCGCCCCGGCCGCGGCGCACCACGACGTTGCAGGGCAGCAGGACGCCCAGGTCCGGTTCAGCGGCCAGTGCGCGGCTGGCCAGCGCAGGGTTGCAGGCACCCAGGATGACGTAGTCACCCAGCGCCTCAGCGGCGTCGACACCAAGTTTGGCCTCGAAGGTCGCGCGGACGTTGATTTCGGACAGAATGCCGAACCCCTGCCCGGCGAGCGCCTCACGCGTCCGCTCGACGGCGTCGCTCCAGGACAGCGGAACGGTCACGGTGTGGGTGTAAGTCATGGGGTCTCCTTGATGCGTTGGATTGGCGGTTGGCGGTTGGATGCGGCTCAGGCCAGGGAAAGGAAGAGCTTTTCCAGGTCTTTCGTGTCCATGCTTGCATCCTTGCGGACGATGCACTGCTCAAGTCCGCTGGCAATGATGGCAAAGCCCGCCCGGTCCAGCGCCTTCGAGACTGCTGCGAGCTGGGTGACGACGTCCTTGCACTCGCGCCCCTCCTCCAGCATCCGGGTCACTGCGGACAGCTGCCCCTGGGCTCGCTTGAGCCGGTTGATGACCGGGGCGAGGTCGGTTGAATCGAGTTCCATGATGCCTCCGAATAGATGGTTCGCTTGGTGTCCAGAATATACCCCCTGGGGTGTTTTTGACTACCCCCGGGGGTATCTGTAATACTCGGTGGGGTATTCAGCTTTCGCATGATCCGTCTTGAAAGGACATCCATGACACGCTCCACCGCCTCAGGCCCCTCTCCCGTTTCACCGGCCGCTCCCGCAGTCACCGCTCTGGATCCGGACACGCTGAAGGGTTGGTTCCAGGAACACCAGGACCTCGCGGTGATCGACGTGCGCTCGGCCGCTGAGTTCGAGGGGATGCACATCCGGGGTTCGTACAACGTGCCCCTTCCGCTGCTTTCCGAGCACACGGACGAACTGGCCGAACGGCTGGGGAGCCGCGTGGTGCTTGTCTGCCAGTCGGGGGCACGGGCCGAGCAGGCCCGCCAGCGCCTCGGCGGGGCCGGGATCGGCACTGCCTACGTCCTGACCGGCGGGGTACCCGGATTCGCGGCCGCCGGCGGCAACGTTGTCCGGGGCAAGGCACGCTGGGACCTGGAGCGCCAGGTCCGCCTTGCAGCCGGTTCCCTGGTGGTACTGGGCCTGGCCGGCGGAAAATTCGTCTCGCCCAAGATCCGCCTGCTCGCCGGCGCCATCGGCACGGGCCTGACCTTCTCGGCCGCCACCAACACCTGCGCCATGGGCCAGGCCATCTCGGCGATGCCGTGGAACAAGGCGGCGAAGGAGCCTACCCGCGAATCCGCCATCCTGCAGTTCCCCGCCGCCGGCAAGGCAACCCCGGAGGCCAAGGCCTCATGACCGTCACGCTCATCTTCGTTCTTGCGCTCTCCGTGGTCATCGGGCTCTCGCTCGGTGTCCTCGGCGGCGGCGGATCGATCCTGACCGTCCCGATCCTGGTCTACGTGGCCGGGTTCGAGGCCAAGGAGGCAATCGCCGCTTCCCTGTTCGTCGTCGGAGTCACCTCCGCCGTCAGCGTGATCAGCCACGCCCGCGGCAAGCGCGTGATGTGGCGGACCGGACTTGTCTTTGGCGCGGCAGGCATGGCCGGCGCATTTGTCGGCGGGCTGCTCGGCGGCCACATCCCCGGCGAGATCCTCCTGATTGCTTTCGCCCTGATGATGGTGGCCACTTCCGTGGCCATGCTCCGTGGCCGAAAGAAGGGCCCGACGCCGGATCCCCCCTCCGGCTCCACCCGCCACGCCGAACTTCCCCTGGGCCGGGTGCTGCTCGACGGCGCCGTGGTCGGCCTGGTCACCGGGCTGGTAGGCGCCGGCGGAGGATTCCTGGTGGTTCCCGCGCTGGCTCTCCTTGGCGGCCTCCCGATGTCCGTTGCGGTGGGCACTTCGCTGGTGGTCATCGCCATGAAGTCCTTCGCCGGACTTGCCGGATACCTGACAACGGTCCACCTCGACTGGGGAGTGACGCTCGCCGTCACTGCCGCCGCAATCGTGGGAACCCTGATCGGATCCAGGATCGCAGGCAGGATCCCCGAGGCCGCGCTGCGGAAGGCGTTCGGCTGGTTCGTGCTGGCCATGGGCGCCTTCGTGCTGATCCAGCAGGCACCTGCGGACCTGCGCTGGGTCATAGCTGCCGCCGGCGCCGTCCTCGCAGCAGCCGCCGCCGGAATCTGCTGGTTCTTCGTCACCTCGTGCCCGATCAAAAGGAGAATCTCATGGGCCTGATCGACTCGCTGAAGAAGGCTTTCAGCAAACCCTACAAAACCGTCTCAGTGGCCGAAGCCAAGGAACTCCTCGCGTCCCGGGCGGTGCTGATCGATGTCCGCTCCGCGCAGGAGTGGCGCAGCGGCCACGCACCCCAGGCCAAGCACGTGCCGCTCGACAGGCTGCAGGGCGGCACGTCCGGCCTGCAGAAGGGCCGGCCGGTCGTCGCAATGTGCCAGTCGGGAGTCCGCTCGGCATCGGCGGCACGGCTGCTGGCGGGCCAGGGCTACGAGGCCTATTCGCTCCGCGGCGGCATCGGCGCCTGGCGCCAGGCCGGCGAACCGGTCCGCTAAACATTTCACCCAATCCGGAAAGGAACCCCGTCATGGCAGAAATCACCGTCACCGAAGCCGAGCAGCGGCGCACCAGCGCGCAGATCCTCGACGTCCGCGAAGACTTCGAAGTCGCCGAGGGCATGATCCCCGGCGCCCTGCACATCCCCATGGGGCAGCTGCAGGCCCGCTTGTCCGAACTGGACCCCCGAGTCCCCGTCATCGTGGTCTGCCGCAGCGGCAACCGCAGCGCCCGTGTGGCGGATGCCCTCAACGCCGCCGGATACGACGCCGACACGATGGCCGGCGGCATGATCGCCTGGAGCCGCGAAGGACTCCCCGCCGCCTAACCCGGCCATCCACCCCGCCCGTTCCCCCGCTTCACCAGCCACAAGTAAGGAATCCAGCCATGGCTACCATCGACATCACGGAAGAATCGCTTGCCCGGACGCTTGAGGACAACGACATTGTCCTCATTGACTTCTGGGCTGGCTGGTGCGGCCCCTGCCGCATGTTCGCCCCCACCTACGACGCCGCCTCCCGGAAGCACCCGGACGTTACCTTTGCCAAGGTGGACACGGAAGCCGAGCAGGCCCTGGCGGCCGCTGCCGGCATCACGTCCATCCCCACGCTGATGGCTTTCCGAGACAAGACCCTGGTCTTCTCCCAGCCCGGTGCCCTCAACGCGGCAGGCCTGGAACAGGTCATCCAGGGCGTCAAGAATCTGGACATGGCCGCAGTCCGTGCGCAGGCAGCGCAACGGCAGTCCTGACGAATAGCCGTCAGCCGATGCGCAGCGTTACGCCCGGTGAGCTCGCGGCAATCTGGCCCCGCGCCGCGGTAGTGGACGTGCGGGGCCAGGAGGAATACGCCACTGCCCACATCCCCGGCAGCCGCAACATCCCCCTCGATGAACTGCCGCTGCGGCAGCAGGACCTGCCGAACAGCACGCTCTACCTCCTGTGCGGTTCAGGCAAGCGCAGCAGCCAGGCCGCTGCCCTCCTTTCGGACCGGGGATACGACGCGATCAACGTCGCCGGAGGCATCACGGAGTGGTACCGGGAGGGCCATCCGGTGAGCTACGCACCGGCAGTCCCGGAGGAGCCTCCGGCCGGGCTGTGGAGATTGCTGGTGCAAATACTCCGGAAGTGGCACCGCCGAAGCACCCGGTGACCGCCTCCAAACCGCGGCGGTTAGCTGTTGCGATATACCCCCCTGGGTATTATGATTTCGACTAGACCAACGGGGACCAACCAGGAACCCCACCAACTTCACGAAGGAGAACCCCATGCTTCTCGAGCGCATCTACGACGAAGACCTCGCTCAGGCCAGCTACCTCATCGGCTGCCAGCGGAAGGGGGAGGCAGTTGTTGTCGACGCCCGCCGTGATATCGACACCTACCGCTCCCTCGCCGCGGCCAACGGCATGAAGATCGTGGCCGTCACCGAGACCCACATCCACGCCGACTACCTTTCCGGCACCCGTGAACTGGCCGCCGCAACCGGCGCGAAAATCTACGTGTCGGGCGAAGGCGGCCCGGACTGGCAGTACGGGTTCGACGGCGAGCGCCTGTTCGACGGCAGCAAGATCACCATTGGCAACATCACCGTCCAGGCGCTCCACACCCCGGGGCACACGCCCGAACACCTGTCCTTCCTGATCACCGACGGCGCATTCAGCTCCGAGCCCGGCTACCTGCTCTCCGGCGACTTCGTCTTCTCCGGTGACCTTGGCCGTCCCGATCTCCTGGACGAGGCCGCGGGCGGCGTGGACACCCGCTTCGAAGGCGCCAAGCAGCTGTTCTCCAGCCTGCGTGACAAGTTCCTCACCCTGCCCGACTTCGTCCAGGTCTACCCGGGGCACGGCGCCGGCAGTGCCTGCGGCAAGGCCCTCGGCGCCATCCCGTCGTCGACGGTCGGCTACGAGCGGCTGTACGCGTGGTGGGGCCCTTACCTGGCCGCTAACGACGAGCAGGGCTTCATCGACGAACTGCTCGACGGACAGCCGGATGCGCACGCCTACTTCGGCCGCATGAAGCGCCA harbors:
- a CDS encoding rhodanese-like domain-containing protein encodes the protein MGLIDSLKKAFSKPYKTVSVAEAKELLASRAVLIDVRSAQEWRSGHAPQAKHVPLDRLQGGTSGLQKGRPVVAMCQSGVRSASAARLLAGQGYEAYSLRGGIGAWRQAGEPVR
- a CDS encoding rhodanese-like domain-containing protein; this translates as MLLERIYDEDLAQASYLIGCQRKGEAVVVDARRDIDTYRSLAAANGMKIVAVTETHIHADYLSGTRELAAATGAKIYVSGEGGPDWQYGFDGERLFDGSKITIGNITVQALHTPGHTPEHLSFLITDGAFSSEPGYLLSGDFVFSGDLGRPDLLDEAAGGVDTRFEGAKQLFSSLRDKFLTLPDFVQVYPGHGAGSACGKALGAIPSSTVGYERLYAWWGPYLAANDEQGFIDELLDGQPDAHAYFGRMKRQNRQGPAVMGERAPLEELDTAAVVRDLAANKVTFVDTRPNTEVHRGTVAGALNIPAGKSVASFGAWAVDPERDSRPLVLLASGQEQAQEMWDHLVRVGIDNVGGFVTSVDGLPSATPRLVQPEELEGFDAAVVLDVRNRTEHTAGHIPGSKQLSGGRVLWNLDQLPTGGTIVTYCQSGVRSSVAASALRHAGYDVVELDGSYAAWAAREQSLQTTSAR
- the trxA gene encoding thioredoxin is translated as MATIDITEESLARTLEDNDIVLIDFWAGWCGPCRMFAPTYDAASRKHPDVTFAKVDTEAEQALAAAAGITSIPTLMAFRDKTLVFSQPGALNAAGLEQVIQGVKNLDMAAVRAQAAQRQS
- a CDS encoding amidohydrolase family protein, with the translated sequence MAAARYELGIDASKLDAIDMHVHLEVDGHGHESLPPALTEASAKYFKSEDRTPSLDRIAAVYRELNMAAVVFTVDARTQLKHEPNSIEDLIAGAARNNDVLIPFGSVDPRTGADAIQGAKRQAIDLGARGFKFHPSLQGFDPSNEQFYPLWETLQELGLPAIFHTGQNGMGAGLPGGYGIKLAYSNPLLLDAVAADFPELRIIMAHPSVPWQDEANSIATHKSNVFIDLSGWSPKYFPESLVRMSNSVLQDKVLFGTDFPLITPQKWLAAFGDLPLKDEVRPKILKHNAVRLLGLDG
- a CDS encoding MFS transporter, with translation MTPGSTSPKHHHHTRDAITLGLRQNLPQFMILVAVNALVGGTLGQERTVLPLLASEVFKLDLYTSALTYILAFGVAKAATNYFAGTLSDRYGRKPVLVAGWLIALPVPLMLIFGPSWGWIVAANVILGISQGLTWSTTVMMKMDLVGPSQRGRAMGLNEAAGYLGVAGTALATGYIASTYGLRPGPFLLGAAFIAVGLGLSVLTVRETHHHARAEAANHVAVHEGAHAQLSNREVFTLTSFRDKSLSSVSQAGMVNNLNDGLAWGLFPVLFAAAGLSIERIGILAAVYPAVWGAGQLVTGALSDRIGRKPLIVGGMLVQAAALGLVAFGAGFDAWLAAAVLLGAGTAMVYPTLLAAIGDVAHPEWRARSVGIYRLWRDGGFAVGAVLSGIIADAYGIPAAVAVVAVLTGASGLVVAVRMRGADHKPSSR
- a CDS encoding sulfite exporter TauE/SafE family protein, whose amino-acid sequence is MTVTLIFVLALSVVIGLSLGVLGGGGSILTVPILVYVAGFEAKEAIAASLFVVGVTSAVSVISHARGKRVMWRTGLVFGAAGMAGAFVGGLLGGHIPGEILLIAFALMMVATSVAMLRGRKKGPTPDPPSGSTRHAELPLGRVLLDGAVVGLVTGLVGAGGGFLVVPALALLGGLPMSVAVGTSLVVIAMKSFAGLAGYLTTVHLDWGVTLAVTAAAIVGTLIGSRIAGRIPEAALRKAFGWFVLAMGAFVLIQQAPADLRWVIAAAGAVLAAAAAGICWFFVTSCPIKRRISWA
- a CDS encoding rhodanese-like domain-containing protein; amino-acid sequence: MAEITVTEAEQRRTSAQILDVREDFEVAEGMIPGALHIPMGQLQARLSELDPRVPVIVVCRSGNRSARVADALNAAGYDADTMAGGMIAWSREGLPAA
- a CDS encoding metal-sensitive transcriptional regulator is translated as MELDSTDLAPVINRLKRAQGQLSAVTRMLEEGRECKDVVTQLAAVSKALDRAGFAIIASGLEQCIVRKDASMDTKDLEKLFLSLA
- a CDS encoding DUF302 domain-containing protein, with translation MTYTHTVTVPLSWSDAVERTREALAGQGFGILSEINVRATFEAKLGVDAAEALGDYVILGACNPALASRALAAEPDLGVLLPCNVVVRRGRGAEVTTIQAIDPQTMVQLSGSPEVREVADDADARLRAALASLDAHTEA
- a CDS encoding MarR family winged helix-turn-helix transcriptional regulator; its protein translation is MTIETQGDQRTEQAHKLVAASISRDLGFLLAKLHATGSVLNNRALAEFDLKERSYSVLILANSGLEPTQREMADFLSLDPSQIVALVDELEKRRLVVRAPGKQDRRAKTVTATAKGEKLLQQASRAAQQAEAEVLGGLAAEESAQLKALLRKALWGGAGASD
- a CDS encoding SDR family NAD(P)-dependent oxidoreductase, with the translated sequence MSLSGKVAIVTGSGRGLGLAYARELARQGAAVVINDVDAEVAAEAVRTIGADGGKAAAVVAPVGSTEVARQLVQAAVTEFGRLDILVTNAGILRDKSLLKMTDEDFDAVINVHLRGTFTCVREAFAYFKENGIAGRIITIGSPTGQRGNFGQTNYAAAKAGIVGMVRTWALEMKKAGVTANAVIPVAATAMTKTVPYFQKAVEADERGEAMPAFFRHDLGFGTADDVSGLVAFLASDEAAGITGQAIGAGGDRLQLWTHPEAAATEYREGGWRYEDLVENFGPLFGGKLQSVGEEFLPLPEDLKPEAQPAPAQPAAAPVKVG
- a CDS encoding rhodanese-like domain-containing protein; this encodes MRSVTPGELAAIWPRAAVVDVRGQEEYATAHIPGSRNIPLDELPLRQQDLPNSTLYLLCGSGKRSSQAAALLSDRGYDAINVAGGITEWYREGHPVSYAPAVPEEPPAGLWRLLVQILRKWHRRSTR
- a CDS encoding ArsR/SmtB family transcription factor produces the protein MGDSAKKAALFEEFAKVGKAMGHGKRLELVDLLAQGERSVESLAKAAGLGLSTASAHLQTLKQAGLVATRRDGARIFYDLAGPDVASLYSLVRSVARSRVADVEQKRADYLGLTGNSAQDGPGLPAEMTREELLERAEAGTVTVLDVRPAEEYGAGHIPGALSIPLEELSSRLGELPPGSEVVAYCRGAYCVLAYEAVELLQAKGRNALRLNDGMLEWRLSGLPVDTGRAA
- a CDS encoding rhodanese-like domain-containing protein, translating into MTRSTASGPSPVSPAAPAVTALDPDTLKGWFQEHQDLAVIDVRSAAEFEGMHIRGSYNVPLPLLSEHTDELAERLGSRVVLVCQSGARAEQARQRLGGAGIGTAYVLTGGVPGFAAAGGNVVRGKARWDLERQVRLAAGSLVVLGLAGGKFVSPKIRLLAGAIGTGLTFSAATNTCAMGQAISAMPWNKAAKEPTRESAILQFPAAGKATPEAKAS